A window from Populus trichocarpa isolate Nisqually-1 chromosome 3, P.trichocarpa_v4.1, whole genome shotgun sequence encodes these proteins:
- the LOC7491901 gene encoding type I inositol polyphosphate 5-phosphatase 2: MRTRRGKRAEAFWPSLVVKKWLNIKHKVNDFSEDEYTETESEDDAPSVKDDRVNVDEDRAHRIQGNQSVFRSQISDAPSKGYSSGHRRGKSETLRAQYINTKDVRVTIGTWNVAGRLPNEDLDIDCWLCPEEPADIYIIGFQEVVPLNAGNVLGAESSRPIPKWEAIIRRTLNKSHQAESKHKCFSAPPSPVLRTSSVADELADEVDSLPLEVMNEEYIEAADGCESDILEFGKAIGIGKNLHLKRVYGIDCDSKLDWPEHSLAATPQVISSNSKLRRVSSSSARIGFNWSENPSLFSPQHIALNRSGLKRSHQSSGNLGSMWLEREQRREVPEVPEVPEVIDSFSEVSDWLSEAEDDTFLEVPSEQYYSEIIKDNDDPRPKYVRIVSKQMVGIYVSIWVRKRLRRHINNLEVSPVGVGLMGYMGNKGSVSVSMSVFQSRLCFVCSHLTSGQKDGAEQRRNADVCEIIRRTRFSSILDTNQAQTIPSHDQIFWFGDLNYRLNMLDTEVRKLVAMKQWDELINSDQLSKELCGGRVFEGWKEGAINFPPTYKYEINSDTYVGENPKEGEKKRSPAWCDRILWLGKGIKQLSYKRSELRLSDHRPVSSMFLVEVEVLDHRKLKKALNVNSAAVHPEIFLD; encoded by the exons ATGAGGACCAGGAGAGGAAAGCGTGCTGAG GCTTTCTGGCCTTCACTTGTGGTGAAGAAATGGTTGAACATAAAGCACAAGGTTAATGATTTTAGTGAAGATGAATACACAGAAACTGAGAGTGAAGATGATG CTCCCTCTGTTAAAGATGACAGAGTTAATGTGGATGAGGATCGAGCACATAGGATTCAGGGGAACCAATCTGTGTTTCGGAGTCAAATTTCAG aTGCACCTTCTAAGGGCTATTCATCAGGACATAGGAGAGGGAAATCTGAAACTCTGCGTGCTCAATACATAAATACAAAGGATGTGAG GGTGACAATAGGTACTTGGAATGTCGCTGGAAGGCTTCCGAACGAGGATCTTGATATTGATTGTTGGCTTTGTCCAGAAGAACCAGCAGATATTTACATCATCGG TTTCCAAGAGGTGGTCCCTTTGAATGCTGGGAATGTACTGGGAGCAGAGAGTAGCAGACCAATTCCAAAATGGGAGGCAATCATTAGAAGGACTCTGAACAAATCTCACCAAGCTGAAAGCAAACACAAATGTTTTAGTGCCCCACCCTCACCAGTATTAAGAACTTCTTCAGTTGCCGATGAACTTGCCGACGAGGTTGATTCTCTACCATTAGAGGTGATGAATGAGGAATATATTGAAGCTGCTGATGGTTGTGAATCTGACATACTTGAATTTGGCAAAGCTATTGGTATTGGAAAGAATTTACACTTGAAGAGAGTATATGGCATTGATTGTGATAGTAAGTTAGACTGGCCTGAACATTCATTGGCTGCGACCCCACAAGTTATCTCTTCCAATTCCAAGCTACGGAGAGTGTCTAGCAGTTCTGCAAGAATAGGTTTCAATTGGTCAGAGAATCCCTCATTATTTAGTCCTCAGCATATTGCATTGAACAGGAGTGGACTAAAAAGATCTCACCAGAGTTCTGGAAATTTAGGCTCAATGTGGTTGGAGCGGGAGCAGAGGCGTGAGGTTCCTGAAGTCCCAGAAGTTCCTGAGGTTATTGATTCATTCTCCGAGGTCTCTGATTGGTTATCTGAAGCAGAGGATGACACTTTCTTAGAAGTACCAAGCGAACAATATTACAGTGAAATCATCAAAGATAATGATGATCCACGCCCAAAGTATGTGCGAATTGTTAGCAAGCAAATGGTAGGAATATATGTATCAATTTGGGTGCGTAAGAGATTGAGGAGGCATATAAACAACTTGGAGGTCTCTCCTGTTGGGGTAGGTCTTATGGGCTATATGGGAAACAAG GGATCTGTTTCTGTTAGCATGTCTGTTTTCCAGTCAAGGCTTTGCTTTGTTTGTTCCCATCTGACCTCAGGTCAGAAAGATGGGGCTGAACAAAGGCGTAATGCTGATGTCTGTGAAATTATTCGACGCACCCGTTTCTCATCTATCTTGGACACCAATCAAGCACAGACAATTCCATCCCATGA TCAGATATTCTGGTTTGGAGATTTGAATTATCGTCTCAATATGTTGGACACAGAAGTAAGGAAACTTGTTGCTATGAAGCAATGGGATGAACTTATCAATAGTGATCAG CTAAGCAAAGAACTCTGCGGTGGGCGTGTATTTGAAGGATGGAAAGAGGGAGCGATAAACTTTCCGCCAACTTACAAATATGAAATAAACTCTGATACATATGTTGGGGAGAACCCCAAAGAAGGGGAGAAGAAGAGATCTCCGGCATG GTGTGATCGAATACTTTGGTTAGGAAAAGGTATAAAACAACTTTCTTACAAGCGGTCAGAATTAAGGCTCTCAGATCATCGACCAGTCAGTTCAATGTTCTTAGTTGAAGTTGAAGTCTTGGATCATCGGAAGCTGAAGAAAGCTCTCAATGTCAATAGTGCGGCAGTGCATCCTGAGATTTTCCTCGACTGA